In Electrophorus electricus isolate fEleEle1 chromosome 14, fEleEle1.pri, whole genome shotgun sequence, a single window of DNA contains:
- the map3k8 gene encoding mitogen-activated protein kinase kinase kinase 8 produces the protein MDFKNENVGIELLLAHMNIGDIIQAVEHLYSERDEEESGVSFGDSLSQDEMDETEVSDIGTSRNLVSRMQNKGKVRYGGVPELLAFVNMVSNTPPSTLSKLEEELGVLLNKTDMVIKEGRYRIDLDVLLFPWRLTYKAPGPGHVPKGSFGKVHLAQDTETRKRMACKRIPLEHFKPADVEIQARFCHENIAELYGALVWDQSMHLFMEAGEGGSVLEKLESCGPMREFEVIWVTQQVLRGLEYLHSHNIIHHDIKPSNIVLMSAKAVLVDFGLTVQMTEDVYIPRDLRGTEMYMSPELVLCRGHNTKTDIYSLGTTIIHMQTGSPPWVRRYPRSSYPSYLYIIHKQAPPLEDISEDCSPAMRGLLEHALERVPARRSSATELLHEEALHPSREDQPRCWSLDSALGDGTHPLLRQHSQMTDSTQESSSLYTEDSGPYKRKGSLYIDLGALAGYYNYVRGPPTTEYG, from the exons ATGGATTTCAAGAATGAGAATGTTGGCATAGAACTACTTCTGGCTCACATGAATATTGGGGACATTATCCAAGCGGTGGAGCACCTCTACTCGGAGAGAGACGAGGAGGAATCTGGTGTATCATTCGGTGACAGTCTGTCACAAGACGAAATGGATGAAACCGAGGTCTCTGACATTGGGACCTCTCGTAATCTGGTTTCACGTATGCAAAATAAGGGAAAAGTCAGGTATGGGGGTGTGCCTGAGCTGCTGGCCTTCGTAAACATGGTCTCCAACACACCACCCTCGACGCTTTCCAAACTGGAGGAAGAGCTTGGAGTCCTGCTTAACAAG actgacaTGGTCATAAAAGAGGGGCGTTATCGCATAGACTTGGACGTGCTTCTGTTTCCTTGGAGACTGACTTACAAGGCTCCAGGCCCAGGCCACGTTCCTAAAGGTTCTTTTGGGAAAGTCCATCTGGCACAAGACACTGAAACACGCAAGCGAATGGCATGCAAACGG ATCCCTTTGGAGCACTTCAAGCCAGCAGACGTGGAGATCCAGGCACGGTTTTGTCATGAGAACATTGCGGAGTTGTACGGGGCCCTGGTGTGGGACCAGAGCATGCACCTGTTCATGGAGGCAGGGGAAGGTGGCTCGGTCCTGGAGAAGCTCGAGAGCTGTGGCCCAATGCGGGAGTTTGAAGTCATCTGGGTCACCCAGCAGGTTCTACGTGGGCTAGAGTACCTGCACTCCCACAATATTATACACCACGACATCAAAC CCAGTAATATTGTGCTCATGTCTGCCAAAGCTGTGCTGGTAGACTTTGGTCTTACAGTGCAGATGACTGAGGATGTGTACATTCCTAGGGACCTTAGAGGAACTGAG ATGTACATGAGTCCTGAGCTGGTCCTGTGTCGGGGACacaacacaaagacagacatctACAGCCTGGGCACCACCATCATCCACATGCAGACAGGAAGCCCTCCCTGGGTTAGGAGATACCCCCGATCATCGTACCCCTCCTACCTCTACATA ATCCATAAACAGGCTCCTCCACTGGAGGATATATCAGAGGACTGTAGCCCAGCTATGAGAGGCCTTCTGGAGCATGCGCTCGAGAGGGTCCCTGCACGGAGGAGCTCAGCCACAGAGCTGCTGCACGAGGAAGCCCTCCACCCCTCGCGAGAAGATCAACCTCGCTGCTGGAGTCTGGACTCTGCACTTGGGGACGGCACACATCCGCTCTTGCGCCAACATAGTCAGATGACAGACAGTACAcaag AGTCTTCCTCGCTGTACACTGAAGACTCGGGCCCCTATAAAAGAAAAGGTTCCCTCTACATAGACCTTGGAGCTCTGGCTGGCTACTACAACTACGTCAGAGGGCCACCAACCACAGAATATGGTTAG
- the mtpap gene encoding poly(A) RNA polymerase, mitochondrial encodes MMAACFGVCRMHLRAAARLIKLCQKADLQAQRLFASSAVSSSAKEVKRAVLDDTSEHKKSFCAIQEERRERALRSVLISCPPKFNEKKFLDYISKHGDITNHFFYQSYGTNAVVEFTSRDSIAALKRSCTIPSVQHEAAVPFKSRLLSLKGNVSQSSSLNTVRCCEHSPIPVSELLQKLSRQESVDEQLRCLTEAYQLSEEDISLRFLVCSLLGDIAAAYFPECIIRPFGSTVNSFGKLGCDLDMFLDLDGVSGQKQSKGSGLSIEYQMKSVTSDRTVTQSILSVIGECVDKFGPGCVGVQKILSARCPLVRFAHQPSGFQCDLTANNRVAIKSSELLFVYGRLDERVRHVVFAVRCWARVHSITSSIPGAWITNFSLTVLVLFFFQRRVPAILPTLDQLRDLAGPSDKCIIEGNDCTIVSDLSKIKLEKNTDTLEKLLQEFFEFYGNFAFNRNSINIRRGKEQNKPEAAPLHIQNPFETSLNISKNVNATQLERFVALCRESAWLFQEGEVIKRGALQSGDLIPPWGLAALLLPSVAESAGVKGRRKKKREPASARIRTLLESL; translated from the exons ATGATGGCGGCCTGCTTTGGCGTCTGCAGGATGCATCTGAGAGCAGCGGCGAGGCTTATTAAACTTTGTCAAAAAGCAGATTTACAAGCACAGAGGTTATTCGCCAGCTCGGCCGTTTCTAGCAGTGCCAAGGAAGTTAAAAGGGCGGTTCTAGACG ACACATCGGAGCACAAAAAATCCTTCTGCGCGATTCAAGAGGAAAGACGAGAAAGAGCTCTGAGGTCTGTCCTCATCAGCTGTCCCCCAAAGTTCAACGAGAAAAAGTTTTTAGATTATATATCTAAACACGGGGACATAACGAACCATTTCTTCTATCAGTCCTAT GGTACAAACGCTGTGGTTGAGTTCACCAGCAGGGACAGCATAGCAGCACTGAAGAGGAGCTGCACCATTCCCAGCGTGCAGCACGAGGCCGCCGTGCCTTTCAAGTCTCGCCTGCTTTCACTGAAGGGGAATGTCAGCCAGTCCAGCAGCCTGAACACAGTGAGGTGCTGTGAGCATTCGCCCATTCCAGTCAGTGAGCTGCTCCAGAAGCTCTCCAGACAGGAGAGT GTGGATGAGCAGCTGCGTTGTCTGACAGAGGCCTACCAGCTGAGTGAGGAGGACATCAGCCTGCGCTTCTTGGTCTGCTCACTGCTCGGAGATATCGCTGCTGCCTATTTCCCAGAATGCATCATCAGGCCTTTCGGTTCGACGGTGAACAGCTTCGGCAAGCTGGGCTGCGACTTGGACATGTTCCTGGACCTGGATGGAGTTAGTGGCCAGAAACAGAGCAAG GGTTCAGGTCTGTCAATAGAGTACCAGATGAAAAGTGTTACGTCTGACCGCACTGTCACCCAGAGCATCCTCTCTGTCATTGGGGAGTGCGTGGATAAGTTTGGCCCTGGCTGCGTTGGCGTCCAGAAGATCCTCAGTGCTCGATGCCCCCTTGTCCGATTCGCACATCAGCCCTCAGGCTTTCAGTGTGACCTCACAGCAAATAACAG GGTGGCGATTAAGAGCTCTGAATTGCTGTTTGTGTATGGGAGGTTGGATGAGCGTGTGCGGCATGTGGTGTTTGCGGTCCGCTGCTGGGCTCGTGTGCACAGCATCACCAGCAGCATCCCTGGAGCCTGGATCACCAACTTCTCCCTCACGGTCCTGGTGCTGTTTTTCTTCCAGCGCAGGGTACCTGCTATACTGCCCACCCTGGACCAGCTCAGAGACCTGGCAG GCCCATCGGACAAGTGCATTATTGAAGGGAATGACTGCACAATTGTTAGCGACCTAAGCAAGATTAAACtagagaaaaacacagacacattag AAAAGCTGCTGCAGGAGTTCTTTGAGTTTTATGGCAATTTTGCCTTCAACCGAAACTCCATCAACATCAGGAGG GGGAAAGAGCAGAACAAACCTGAGGCAGCCCCCCTGCACATCCAGAACCCCTTCGAAACCAGTCTAAATATTAGCAAAAATGTTAACGCAACACAACTAGAACGCTTCGTAGCACTCTGCCGTGAGAGCGCTTGGCTGTTTCAGGAGGGGGAGGTGATTAAACGGGGTGCACTCCAATCAGGTGATCTAATTCCTCCTTGGGGGTTGGCAGCGCTCCTCTTGCCTTCAGTTGCTGAATCAGCAGGGGTGAAAGGTCGCAGGAAGAAGAAACGTGAACCAGCAAGTGCAAGGATAAGGACACTACTGGAGTCACTGTAG